A section of the Methanococcus vannielii SB genome encodes:
- a CDS encoding selenium-binding protein, with translation MIFEDKFIITTADEIPGLQLYSLGIASTISDNVDEIVENLRKQVKAKGGMGLIAFRITCADGKFLGYGTIVKADEAQFTMA, from the coding sequence ATGATTTTTGAAGATAAGTTTATAATTACCACTGCAGATGAAATACCCGGACTTCAGCTATATTCATTAGGAATAGCTTCAACAATATCTGATAATGTTGACGAAATCGTTGAAAATTTAAGAAAACAGGTAAAAGCTAAAGGCGGCATGGGATTAATTGCATTTAGGATTACTTGTGCTGATGGTAAATTTTTAGGATATGGAACAATAGTTAAAGCAGACGAAGCCCAGTTTACAATGGCTTAA